The DNA segment TGGTTTGGCCGTAGCAGAATGTACGAAACAACGCTTGGTGTACGTAAAAAAATCTGATGTACCAAGACGTTTATGTACTGATCCCAAGTTACAGAAACAATTGGTGGAAGACGTGGAAGAAAATGAAATGATAGAAATGGAAGGCGATGATCCGTGGTCACTCTTCCCATTTTCATTCTTTAGAAATTAAGTGGTTTCCTTTTATTTTGAGAGTAATACCATATTAGCCTTCCGGTATGCTTCCCTGAAGAACAAGACATATTTGGCGCTTGAAGCTAGACATAACAACTCCTAGTGCGAAGGTATTGCTCGAAAAATATTATCACTTCATTTCACATAAAAAATGGTTGTACAATATATGACGTTGGTGAAATAAATCCTCTTGGATGGAATTTCACTAATGTCATTTTTTTATAAATATCTATGATAAAAGCCTGATACACGCTGATTTCCGTTTCGAGCGGACGCGTTCCGTGGGGCGTGCGGTTAGCCGTGCCCGCGGAACGCGTCCATCTGTTTCTGTTTCTGTTTCTGTTTCTGTTTCTGTTTCTGCATCGCTACGCTAGCTTCGAAACATGAAAGTGCGTTGGAACGGAAAGCAACGGGATACTTGACAAAGAACATAAAAAAGCTTTCTCTTCCACGGATATGTCCGTTGGAACAGAAAGCTTTTTTCTTGGTTGGCGCTGACATGAGAAACATGAGGCATTTGGCTTGGGTTTGACACAAATGTCGCATGGCGCTCATGTACAGACGCGTTCCAATTGTCCTAGCTCACCTTTTGTAAGCTATATTTAATAGTTTACTTGCTTTTTTCGACAGATTCAACCATAGATAGTACATGGAGTAAAATGTCACATTTTGTACAACTGTTTGTAAATTTCAGGAATTTAATTCACTATGCAATTTTTCATCACTACGTACCCACATTTCTGAGTTGTGTGCTTGTAAAAAATCGCGCAATATTTCTTTTGACGCATCGTCCATATGATCGACGATAATTTGGCGTTTCATCGATTTGTCCATTCTATTTACATGGTCTGCTAGATTTTTGAAGCCACGGCGTTTTTCACGGTTAATGACCATTTCACACCCTGTAACACCTGCGTAGTAAGGTCCACTCGCTTTGTAATCAATGGTTACCCATACGAGCCAAAATAATTTTCCACCTTCAGAGTCTACACGATTCTTTGTGAATTTGATTCCTCGTTCGGTATCACTTCGTGCATGCATAGCACCTATTTCAATCTTCGCTATTTTTTCCTCGACGTCAATGATGACAGGCGACACATGTTCAAGTGTTAAAGAACCTATTCCGAAACCGCCGTGACCATCTGTTGGATCATTTTTTATTATGGTAAATCCAAGTTTTTGTTTTGGTTTTTCTTCATTTGCCATACGTTATCAGCCTCCATTCTGTTATTATAACCAATATACAAAATTTTGTGAAAGAGGAGGAACTCAATTGCCATATGTAACTGTAAAAATGCTCGAAGGTCGTACAGACGAACAAAAACGTGCGCTTGTAGAAAAAGTAACAGCTGCTGTTGTTGAAACAACAAATGCCCCTATTGAAAACGTAGTTGTATTCATTGAAGATATGCCAAAAAACCACTACGCAGTAGCTGGAAAATTATTTAGCGACAACTAAGGTTCGAAGACTTAATTGCGAGGCTGCATGACCCAACTAGGGTAAAAGATTAAAGCAGGACGGCTCATTCCTAAGCGAGCCGTCCTTTTTTAATTTACTCCCGCTGTTTGTAGCTCATCAATAAAAGCAAATGCTTCCTCAACTTCCTTCTCAGAAAATTTCAGTTTACCTTTGATGACATGTAACTTCTCTACTTGTGCCAGTCGCTCTATATGATCAAAGTATAATAACGTTGAAACCATCTCGAGAAATCGTGAACTTTTTTCATTCAAACGTTCGATGCATTGATCTAGCTTCATATTCGTATTCTCCATTGTTGATAAAAATTGCCGTCCTTCTTCGGTACATGCATATGTGTATTGCACGTA comes from the Paenisporosarcina antarctica genome and includes:
- a CDS encoding 2-hydroxymuconate tautomerase; this translates as MPYVTVKMLEGRTDEQKRALVEKVTAAVVETTNAPIENVVVFIEDMPKNHYAVAGKLFSDN
- a CDS encoding YwgA family protein, translated to MLEGHAKIVQFITLAGEVTGRKKLQKMVYIAKKMNFPFQEKYQFHMYGPYSEELTLRVEELCNMAFLSEKMEDKGSYVQYTYACTEEGRQFLSTMENTNMKLDQCIERLNEKSSRFLEMVSTLLYFDHIERLAQVEKLHVIKGKLKFSEKEVEEAFAFIDELQTAGVN
- a CDS encoding YwhD family protein; translated protein: MANEEKPKQKLGFTIIKNDPTDGHGGFGIGSLTLEHVSPVIIDVEEKIAKIEIGAMHARSDTERGIKFTKNRVDSEGGKLFWLVWVTIDYKASGPYYAGVTGCEMVINREKRRGFKNLADHVNRMDKSMKRQIIVDHMDDASKEILRDFLQAHNSEMWVRSDEKLHSELNS